The following coding sequences lie in one Maribacter forsetii DSM 18668 genomic window:
- a CDS encoding MBL fold metallo-hydrolase: protein MKYLGVAGWEISNDSLTVLVDPYISRLKLKGNPRFYGEGDERKVFNSDDIYEPDTVAINKVITKADYILVHHSHTDHLADVPYIAKKTGAVVIGTETTATILKAYGIPQKQLITVKGGEDYQFDDFSVRVIPSIHSALGDKRYFDSRTYSDPDELTIPLKVGEFVEGGSLMFLLRVDSHKILTSGSMNFIEREVAGLQPDVLIPGINLSRLEVYKYTERLLELTGYPKTIIPAHWDNFRIPYGFSQEDPIKKKVLPFIEEVKAVMPDANVIIPVHLETILIK from the coding sequence ATGAAATATCTAGGTGTGGCAGGCTGGGAAATTTCAAATGATAGTCTTACTGTTCTGGTAGATCCTTATATATCTAGACTGAAATTAAAAGGAAATCCACGATTTTATGGCGAAGGAGATGAACGTAAAGTTTTCAATAGTGACGACATCTATGAACCGGATACCGTTGCTATTAATAAAGTAATTACTAAAGCAGATTATATTTTGGTGCATCATTCACACACTGATCACCTAGCAGATGTGCCATATATAGCTAAAAAGACGGGCGCTGTTGTTATTGGAACGGAAACTACAGCTACAATTCTAAAGGCTTATGGTATACCGCAAAAGCAATTGATTACCGTAAAGGGTGGAGAAGATTATCAATTCGATGATTTTTCTGTTAGGGTGATCCCCTCTATTCATTCGGCATTAGGGGATAAGCGTTATTTTGATTCAAGAACATATTCTGATCCGGACGAGTTAACTATCCCTTTAAAAGTAGGAGAATTTGTAGAGGGTGGCTCTTTAATGTTTCTATTGCGTGTCGATTCGCATAAAATACTTACTTCTGGGTCAATGAATTTTATAGAAAGAGAAGTAGCCGGACTCCAACCTGACGTTCTAATACCGGGAATAAACCTTTCTCGATTAGAAGTATATAAATACACAGAAAGGCTCTTAGAACTAACCGGATACCCAAAGACTATAATTCCTGCACATTGGGATAATTTTAGAATACCCTATGGTTTTTCTCAAGAAGATCCGATCAAGAAAAAGGTACTGCCTTTTATAGAAGAAGTAAAAGCCGTAATGCCAGATGCCAACGTTATCATTCCCGTTCATTTGGAAACCATATTAATTAAATAA
- a CDS encoding creatininase family protein codes for MTSTTKTNPLWKEAKIKNYLPHMTVPEVEAFLKKSDMVIIPIGALEQHSSHLPIGTDFINGVELCKLIAQERDILVAPVLMAGQSPYHMAFAGSITLSAEVIVKVHMETVESLIKHGFKRFVFMNSHGGNTAITTFLVDQINQKTAAVAVDYAVVTKPFLKEAAPTNITKLDRHAGTGETSDSLFLMPSLVQQEKATATKLTLPNHLAKMLPDVIKEEPIAKLLFLSEGLKAVETGKKTSTKEMTSTGVWGELDPKDATLERGARNIERQIAASVKFIDRWNELIED; via the coding sequence ATGACAAGTACCACCAAAACTAATCCTCTTTGGAAAGAGGCTAAGATTAAAAATTATTTACCTCATATGACGGTACCAGAAGTGGAAGCTTTTCTGAAAAAATCAGATATGGTTATCATACCCATAGGGGCTTTAGAGCAACATTCCAGTCATTTACCCATAGGTACGGATTTTATAAACGGCGTAGAGCTTTGCAAACTAATTGCACAAGAACGAGATATTCTGGTAGCGCCGGTTTTAATGGCAGGCCAATCTCCATATCATATGGCATTTGCCGGTTCAATAACTTTAAGTGCTGAGGTAATTGTAAAGGTACATATGGAGACCGTAGAGAGTTTAATAAAGCATGGTTTTAAACGCTTCGTATTTATGAATTCTCATGGTGGTAATACAGCTATAACTACATTTTTGGTTGATCAGATAAATCAAAAAACAGCTGCAGTTGCGGTTGATTATGCCGTGGTAACCAAACCGTTTTTAAAAGAAGCTGCACCTACCAATATAACGAAACTAGATCGTCATGCAGGTACAGGTGAAACATCAGACTCATTATTCTTAATGCCTAGTTTGGTACAACAAGAAAAGGCTACTGCAACCAAATTAACGCTTCCTAATCATTTGGCTAAAATGCTACCGGATGTTATAAAAGAGGAACCAATTGCTAAATTATTATTTCTTTCTGAGGGCTTAAAAGCAGTGGAGACCGGAAAGAAAACCTCTACTAAAGAAATGACTAGTACAGGTGTTTGGGGCGAGTTGGATCCAAAAGATGCAACGTTAGAAAGAGGAGCTAGAAACATTGAACGGCAAATTGCTGCAAGTGTAAAATTTATAGATAGATGGAATGAACTAATTGAAGATTAA
- a CDS encoding BPSS1187 family protein, producing the protein MINIRGVVSVLSFLSVVCIKAQDVTMFPESTKVLKIEPSKTDSRITTANTPHFIAYNTNNTKGKLLLFIPGTNGIALKGPMHLFSTAVEQGYSVINLSYINTPAIARICKGDNLLENADCAEDFRNRRVYGDTKFSLIEDMPYDAIVNRLTKLLVYLTENDKSGNWERYLKNGEPNWNEIALAGQSQGGGMSAFIAKTHLVHRVIDFSGGWDYSAKNKIANWYFKNSKTPLDRYYGTYHVKEPTANVIIETYKAMEIPDGHVHAFDLEVPQGKRAHSNGVRNLGYKEQWVTLLGDGN; encoded by the coding sequence ATGATAAATATAAGAGGCGTTGTTTCAGTTTTAAGTTTTTTAAGTGTTGTATGTATAAAGGCACAAGACGTAACTATGTTCCCTGAGTCAACCAAGGTTCTAAAAATAGAACCTTCAAAAACCGATTCAAGAATTACAACTGCCAATACCCCGCATTTTATTGCTTACAACACCAATAATACAAAAGGAAAATTACTACTCTTTATTCCCGGTACCAATGGTATTGCTTTAAAAGGACCTATGCATTTGTTCAGTACCGCTGTAGAACAAGGCTATTCGGTTATTAATTTATCCTATATCAATACACCTGCAATTGCACGAATTTGTAAAGGTGACAATCTATTGGAAAACGCTGATTGTGCTGAAGATTTTAGAAATAGAAGAGTATATGGCGATACTAAATTTAGCTTAATTGAAGACATGCCGTATGATGCCATCGTTAATAGGCTTACCAAACTGTTAGTATATCTTACCGAGAATGATAAATCTGGTAATTGGGAACGCTATCTTAAGAATGGAGAGCCTAATTGGAATGAAATTGCCCTTGCAGGTCAATCTCAAGGTGGTGGAATGTCTGCATTTATAGCAAAAACTCATTTGGTACATAGGGTAATTGATTTTTCTGGCGGATGGGATTATTCGGCAAAAAATAAAATAGCCAACTGGTATTTCAAAAATAGTAAAACACCACTTGATAGATATTACGGTACCTATCATGTTAAAGAACCAACAGCTAATGTAATTATCGAAACGTATAAAGCAATGGAAATTCCCGATGGTCATGTTCATGCCTTTGACTTAGAGGTGCCACAAGGAAAAAGAGCACATTCTAATGGAGTGCGAAATTTAGGGTACAAAGAACAATGGGTAACATTGCTTGGTGATGGTAATTAA
- a CDS encoding aspartate/glutamate racemase family protein, translating into MKKYFYFSIALLLVCCNDAKVENNKNAQSEIPIKNNSEMNVLGLIGGTSWHSTIEYYSAINKTVNTHYGNNTNPPLLVYTLNQAEVHRFQVENKWDSIAHMLVNAGLNLNKAGAESVLFCANTPHKVYDAVQEKLDIPVIHIADATASAIHKQELKKVLFLGTKYSMQENFITKRIEDNGIDVLVPQEQEVIDELHRIIIEELTYGNIVESSKAYVLNVIQNSVKEGAEGVVLGCTEFPLMIFQDDLETPIFDTTKIHSMAGVDFILKK; encoded by the coding sequence ATGAAAAAATATTTCTACTTCTCAATTGCCTTATTGTTGGTGTGCTGTAATGATGCTAAAGTTGAAAATAATAAAAATGCTCAATCTGAAATACCAATTAAAAACAACTCAGAAATGAATGTATTAGGTCTAATAGGAGGTACTTCTTGGCATTCAACGATAGAGTATTATAGTGCTATAAATAAAACTGTAAATACGCATTATGGTAATAATACAAATCCGCCTTTATTGGTGTATACCTTGAACCAAGCTGAAGTACACCGATTTCAAGTGGAAAATAAATGGGACTCTATAGCGCATATGTTGGTCAATGCCGGTTTAAATCTTAACAAGGCAGGAGCAGAATCTGTTCTATTTTGTGCCAATACACCACATAAAGTGTATGATGCCGTTCAAGAAAAATTAGACATTCCTGTTATACATATTGCAGATGCCACTGCTAGTGCCATTCATAAACAAGAGTTGAAAAAAGTCCTCTTTTTGGGAACTAAGTATAGTATGCAAGAAAACTTTATAACCAAAAGGATTGAGGATAATGGTATCGATGTTTTGGTTCCACAAGAGCAAGAAGTGATAGACGAACTTCATAGAATTATTATTGAAGAACTTACCTATGGTAACATCGTTGAATCTTCAAAAGCATATGTGTTGAACGTAATACAGAACTCAGTTAAAGAAGGAGCAGAGGGAGTGGTTTTGGGTTGTACGGAGTTTCCTTTAATGATATTTCAAGATGATTTAGAAACTCCAATATTTGACACAACTAAAATTCATTCTATGGCAGGGGTCGACTTTATCTTAAAAAAATAA